A single window of Candidatus Microthrix subdominans DNA harbors:
- a CDS encoding glycoside hydrolase family 3 protein, translating to IGVDEAIELSLVAGNDMALFFGGPGDPLRVLDRLEGAVADGRLSADRVDEALERVITLKASGACLGSA from the coding sequence CATTGGTGTGGACGAGGCGATCGAGCTGTCGCTCGTGGCCGGCAACGACATGGCGCTGTTCTTCGGCGGGCCCGGCGACCCTTTGAGGGTGCTCGACCGGCTGGAGGGAGCGGTCGCCGACGGCCGACTGTCAGCCGACCGGGTTGACGAGGCGCTGGAACGGGTCATCACGCTGAAGGCCTCGGGGGCCTGCCTCGGCTCGGCTTGA